In the genome of Streptomyces collinus, one region contains:
- a CDS encoding GlxA family transcriptional regulator, which produces MPSSRLHRVAVLVLVGAKPLDVGIPAQVFTTRASMPYEVRVCGAAPGLVTGGDGLSYDVAHGLDALAWADIIFIPGYRFPDRDDPPQAVVDALIAAHARGARLAAISTGAFALAATGLLDGRRATTHWHYSRALAAKHPLVRIDEDVLFVDEGSVLTSAGAASGIDLCLHILRGDLGVAASNHAARRLVAAPYRSGGQAQYVPRSVPEPLGERFAATREWALHRLGKPLTLDVLARHAAVSPRTLSRRFVEDTGYTPMQWVMRARIDVARELLERSERGVEQIAADVGLGTGANLRLHFQRILGTTPSEYRRTFARGE; this is translated from the coding sequence GTGCCGTCCTCCCGCCTGCATCGCGTCGCCGTCCTCGTGCTCGTGGGGGCGAAACCGCTCGACGTCGGCATTCCCGCACAGGTGTTCACGACCCGCGCCAGCATGCCGTACGAGGTGCGCGTGTGCGGGGCGGCACCCGGGCTCGTGACCGGCGGCGACGGTCTGTCGTACGACGTCGCGCACGGGCTCGACGCGCTGGCGTGGGCCGACATCATCTTCATCCCCGGCTACCGGTTCCCGGACCGCGACGACCCGCCGCAGGCCGTCGTCGACGCGCTGATCGCGGCCCACGCCCGGGGCGCGCGGCTCGCCGCCATCTCTACGGGTGCCTTCGCGCTCGCCGCCACGGGCCTGCTCGACGGCAGACGCGCCACGACGCACTGGCACTACTCACGGGCGCTCGCGGCGAAGCACCCGCTCGTCCGGATCGACGAGGACGTCCTTTTCGTCGACGAGGGCAGCGTGCTGACGTCGGCGGGCGCCGCCTCGGGCATCGACCTGTGCCTGCACATCCTGCGCGGCGACCTCGGAGTGGCCGCGTCGAACCACGCGGCCCGGCGTCTGGTCGCGGCCCCCTATCGCAGCGGCGGCCAAGCGCAGTACGTGCCGCGCAGCGTGCCCGAGCCGCTCGGCGAGCGGTTCGCCGCCACCCGCGAGTGGGCGCTGCACCGCCTCGGCAAGCCCCTCACCCTCGACGTGCTCGCACGGCACGCGGCGGTCTCGCCCCGTACGTTGTCGCGGCGCTTCGTCGAGGACACGGGGTACACGCCCATGCAGTGGGTCATGCGCGCCCGAATCGACGTGGCCCGTGAGCTGCTGGAGCGTTCGGAACGGGGCGTGGAGCAGATCGCCGCCGACGTCGGTCTGGGCACCGGTGCGAATCTGCGGCTGCACTTCCAGCGCATCCTCGGCACCACGCCGAGCGAGTACCGGCGCACCTTCGCCCGGGGCGAGTAG